A stretch of Mytilus edulis chromosome 11, xbMytEdul2.2, whole genome shotgun sequence DNA encodes these proteins:
- the LOC139496005 gene encoding uncharacterized protein, translating to MDSLKKQVEEQLSSKFTVDDIPTIDVDSDRKTLRSKLETINSILRHGEMHLKSECVERINSSVFMFKNDPKQVMTYEKAVIKTKVLDTMLYLMRYEDYNDLVFTNDETCQLHYAIAICMCNISNRFAALGEVMVNAGSISYFTDICRFKPFLDKLENPDVCSFITSIVGTLHNIARLLPVSQLVMDSKTAEAMVPLFSCEDEDLRTRATLAAAETCDDSKVNMLVGAGGVISSILQDLERSTTAFYFHYSTMELLGAIDKLACADTNKKKILEAGALPIFEAILNLDKPEEQALTARVLWTMTFDDDVATQVKSSKTLLDRLQMLSKSLDKTVKNNVKGLLYNIERISKKGKKDVTEKPTQQKGKHLFISYSWNEKEIVLKLKGLLQEKGIQIWIDTEKMRGSTLEAMAHAVENAALVLICMSESYKRSPNCRLEAENTFRCGKQYIPLIVQKHYKPDSWLGALLGAKLYIDFSGKYQFEPKWNELIKELQALNVLTEGEDTVDSSEVAIPDQTSSSTNPKTFTIDDVKQWLISNKLESCCQHFGDVNGKGLLQMKSMRHDAPEFYFKTLSRKLKLSLGEILNFSAALEEL from the exons atggatagtttaaaaaaacaaGTGGAGGAACAATTAAGCAGCAAATTCACAGTAGATGATATTCCTACAATAGATGTGGATTCAGATAGAAAGACATTGCGTTCAAAGTTAGAAACCATCAATTCTATCCTACGACATGGTGAGATGCATCTGAAATCAGAATGTGTGGAAAGGATAAATTCTAGCGTATTCATGTTTAAAAACGACCCAAAGCAAGTTATGACATATGAAAAAGCCGTAATTAAAACTAAAGTCTTAG ataccATGCTATACCTAATGAGATATGAAGATTACAACGACTTAGTCTTCACAAATGATGAGACCTGTCAACTACATTATGCTATTGCAATATGTATGTGTAACATAAGCAATAGATTTGCTGCCTTAGGAGAG GTGATGGTAAATGCCGGTAGTATTtcatattttacagacatttgtaGATTCAAACCGTTTCTCGACAAGTTGGAAAACCCG GATGTTTGCAGTTTTATTACAAGCATCGTAGGTACATTACATAACATAGCGCGCTTGTTACCAGTTTCACAGCTTGTTATGGACAGTAAGACGGCTGAG GCAATGGTACCTCTATTTAGTTGTGAGGATGAAGATTTACGAACAAGAGCCACTTTAGCAGCAGCTGAGACATGTGATGACAGTAAAGTCAATATGCTAGTTGGTGCCGGAGGAGTTATTTCGTCCATACTCCAAGATCTTGAAAGGTCAACAACAGCATTCTATTTTCATTATTCAACAATGGAACTGTTGGGTGCTATTGATAAATTAGCCTGCGCTGATACAAATAAGAAGAAG ATATTAGAAGCTGGTGCTTTACCAATATTCGAGGCCATTTTAAACCTCGATAAACCAGAAGAACAAGCCTTGACAGCAAGAGTATTGTGGACTATGACTTTTGATGATGACGTTGCTACACAAGTTAAATCATCAAAAACTTTGTTAGACAGATTACAGATGCTATCGAAATCTTTAGACAAAACAGTGAAAAATAACGTAAAGGGACTTTTATACAATATTGAGCGAATATCAAAGAAAGGAAAGAAAG aTGTTACTGAAAAACCAACACAACAAAAAGGCAAGCACTTATTTATAAGCTATTCGTGGAATGAAAAAGAGATTGTTCTAAAACTGAAAGGCCTATTACAG GAAAAAGGAATACAAATATGGATAGATACAGAAAAAATGAGAGGATCAACTTTAGAAGCCATGGCACATGCTGTAGAGAATGCAGCACTTGTACTTATTTGTATGTCAGAGAGTTATAAACGAAGCCCTAATTGTCGATTAG AAGCAGAGAACACATTTAGATGTGGTAAACAGTATATTCCGCTCATTGTTCAAAAACATTATAAGCCGGATAGTTGGTTAGGGGCTCTGTTAGGAGCAAAGCTCTATATAGACTTCAGTGGAAAATACCAATTCGAACCAAAATGGAATGAGCTAATCAAAGAACTTCAAGCCCTTAATGTGTTAACAGAAGGAGAGGATACAGTTGACTCATCAGAAG TTGCAATACCTGATCAAACTTCATCATCAACGAATCCAAAGACATTCACAATTGATGACGTTAAACAATGGCTGATCTCAAACAAATTAGAAAG